A region of the Pseudomonadota bacterium genome:
CTGCTCAAGCTCATCTCTCTTGACAACGAGCTGGCTGTGAGCACGTATTTCATCGAGCGCGAGAAGGTCATCGCGCAGCAGTCCGCCACGTTTGCCGAGATGGCCGCAGACGCGAGGGCCGTGGCGGGCCTGGCCGACGATCTCTCTCGGTCCCGCAACACGGAGGAGATCGCGGCGACTGCGCTGTCGGTGCTGCGCAGCTCGTTCGGGTGGTCTTATGGCGCCTACTGGGAGATGGATGCGCAGGCATCCCTGCTTCGCTTCACGCTCGACTCCGGAAACATCGATGAGGCGTTCAGACGCGTCTCTCGCGAGACGACCTTTCGCCTGGGCGAGGGGCTCAACGGTCGCGCCTGGAAGAGCGGTGAGCTCATCCATGTCGAAGATCTCGCGTCGATGCACGATTGCCCTCGCTCTTCGGCAGCCGTGCGAAGCGGCGTTCGGTCGGGGCTCAGCATTCCCGTGGTCATCGATGGTGAGGTGACGGGGTGCCTCGACTTCTGTTCCACCGAGGTTGTCTTGCTCTCTGAGAGCCGCACGCAGGCATTGCGCAACGCGGTTCGCGTCATCTCTTTGGCCGTCTCGTCTGTATCGCAGCTGCGCGACGCGCGCCTCAAGGACGCACAGTTCCAGGCGTTCGCCGTCGAGGAGGCCTCCCGAGTGCTCAGCGCCATGGCCAACGGCGACCTGACCTGCGGCATGGAGGGGAGCTTCGATGGCGATCTGGCCACGCTTCAGCGTGATCTCTCGCGCACCCAGGAGCGCTTGCGCGAGACGGTGTCACAGATCCGCGAGGCATCGCTGAGCGTGGCGCGGGCCGCCGGAGAGATCAATTCGGCCAGCGCTGATCTCAGCCACCGCACCGAGATGCAGGCATCGTCGCTCGAGCGGACCGCCGCCACCATGGAAGAGCTCACCTCCACCGTTCGTCAGAACGCAGACAACGCCACCCGCGCCTCCGAGCGGGCGGCGGTGGCGCGCTCAGAAGCCGAGAAGGGTGGAAACGTGGTGTCTCGCACCATCGACGCGATGAGCGCCATAAAAGGCAGCAGCGCGCGCATCGGCGACATCATCTCGACGGTCGACGAGATTGCCTTCCAGACCAACATCCTTGCGCTGAACGCCGCCGTGGAGGCGGCGCGGGCGGGTGATCAGGGTCGCGGGTTTGCTGTGGTGGCTTCTGAGATTCGCAGCCTGGCGCAGCGCAGCGCGGCTGCCGCCAAGGAGATCAAGGTGCTCATCCGCACCAGCGTCGAGCGGGTCGAGGAGGGGTCTGTGGCGGTCACAGAGTCCGGGAAGGCCCTCGAAGTCATCGTGTCCGAAGCGGCTCGGGTGAGCGAGCTGGTCTCAGAGATCGCATCCGCCACTCGTGAGCAGTCGGTTGGGGTCGAGCAGGTTGGGCAGGCCCTGGCTGGGCTTGAGCAGGTGACGCAGCAGAACGCCGCCATGGTCGAGGAATCTGTGGCATCGGCAGATTCTCTCGAGAACCAGGCCCAGAAGCTTCGTGGCCTCACCGATTTCTTTCACGTGGGCTCAGAGCGGGTCGATGAAGAAGAGCGATACCCCACGCGTGTCATGCCTGCGTTCCGAGAAGACGTGGGTGAGAGCCGCGCGGGTCGGGCGGTGGGGCGCGATCGCGGTGTACGACGCGCAGACAGCTGGCCCGAGAGCGACACGCAGCGATCAGGGGTGCGAGAGCCGCGCCGCGCCGACTCCTTCTCTGACTCCGGGGTTCGAAGCTCGCGCAGCATCACGCCGCGTCCTCGCGGCTTTCGCGCCGATCGCCCCGCGACGGGCAGCGATGCGTGGGAAGACTTCTGAGTTGAGTGTTCCCACGGGTCATCTGCTCGCTCCATGAGCGACGCGTGCACGTTCCGCGCGGAAGACTTCGAGCTGCTCCGGCGTCGCGTCTTCGAATGGTCGGGCATCGAGCTGCGTGACGGCAAGGAGATGATGGTCTACCGTCGTCTCGCGGGGCGCGTCGAATCGCTGGGGCTGCGTGGCTTCACCGACTATCTCGATCGCGTGGAGGTCGATGTGGCCGAGAGAGCGGTGTGCGTGAACCTGCTCACCACCAATCTCACATCGTTCTTTCGTGAGCCTCAGCATTTCGAGACCCTCGCACACGAGGTCTTGCCTGCGCGGCTGGCCGCGAATGCCGCTTCGAGACGCTTGCGCATCTGGTCTGCGGGGTGCGCCACCGGGGAGGAGCCCTGGTCGCTGGCCATGGTGGTGGCGGAGACCCTGCCTGATCTCGAGCACTGGGATGCCCGCATACTCGCCACAGACATCAACATCGACGCGCTCGACGTCGCGCGTGACGGGGTGTATTCGATGAGCGCGGCTGAACGCGTCTCGCCGGAGCGGTTGCAGCGCTGGTTTCGACGCGGGCGGGGCGTGCACGAGGGCCAGGTGTGCGTCAAGCCGGAGCTTCGCGGGCTCGTCGCCTTCAAGCAACTGAACCTCATCGAGTCGTGGCCCATGCGGGGGCCTTTCGATGTGATCTTCTTTCGCAATGTATCGATCTACTTCGATCGCGGAACGGCCCGTCGCATTCAGGAGAAGATGGTCGAGCTGCTGGCGCCGGGCGGGTACCTCATGGTGGGGCATTCAGAAGCGCTGCTCGATCTCTCGGGGGCCACTGAGTGGCTGGGCAGCACGACCTATCGAAAGGTTGCGCGCCCGTGATGCCTCCGCGAATCTTTCAGGTGGGCGCCTGCGAGCGGTACTACAACAATCGGCGCCGTCGCTGGTGCGTCACGCTCGGCACGGGAGCCTGCTATGTGACTGACGAGGACGATGTGCTCACCACCGTCCTCGGATCGTGCATCGCGGCCTGTGTGCGCGATCCCCTGCGGGGGGTGGGGGGCATGAACCACTTCCTGCTGCCCTTCGTGGAGCGGGCCCTGCCCGATCAGGCAGAGCTGGCCACGCGATACGGCGTGCACGCCATGGAGCTTCTGGTGAACGAGGTCATGAAAGCGGGAGGACGCCGCAGCGATCTCGAGGTGAAGCTCTTCGGCGGTGCGTCGCTCACCGCGCGGCGCGGGGACAGTGGCCGTCGCAACATCGAGTTCGCCTACGATTACCTCAAGACCGAGGGGCTTCGCCTCGTCTCCTCTGATGTGGGAGACGTGACCCCGCGCCGCCTTGAGTTTCATCCGCGCAGCGGCAGGGCGCGCGTGCTGCGTCTCGAGGCGGTTCGCGTTCCTTCTCTGACAGAGCAGGAGCTGCGCTTCCGGCGCGACCTCGAGCGCGCACCCATCGACGGTGACGTTGAGCTGTTCTGAGCATGGGCGTGCGCGTGATGATCATCGATGCATCGGGGGTAGCCCAGGCCGTGGTGCGGGCAGCCCTCGAGCTCGAGCGCGATATCGAGGTGGTGGGCGTCGCGTCTGACGGGGCGGAGGTCGATCATCGCATCGATGTGCTGTATCCGGACGTCATTGTTCTCGATGCGGGTCTGCCCGAGCGCGCTTCTCTGTCTCTGCTGAGCGATCTGACGGCGCGACGATCGGCGCCGGTGGTGATGGTTCGTGCCGTCGGCAGAGAGCTTGATGAGATCGACGCCGAGGCGCATCGACGAGGGGCTTCAGCCTGCGTCATCAAGCCGATGTCGACGAGCGGCGGCGATGTCGTCGGTGCCGCGGTGCGCTTGCGCGCGGCGGTTCGTGAGGCCGCCAGCGCGGTTCGTCAGCGATTGCGCGAGGCCGCTCGCCAGGGAGGCCTCAAGCCGCGTGAGCCCTTGATTCGCGATTCGCTTCAGAGCTGCGCGCTGGTGGCGTTCGGCGCTTCCACGGGGGGGGTCGAGGCGTTGCAGCAGGTGCTCAGGGGACTTCCCAGGCAGTTTCCTCCCGTTGTGCTGGTGCAGCACATGAGCATCTCGTTTCTTCCCGCCTTCACCCGCCGTCTTGGCGAGGTCACCGGTCGACCCTGCCTCGAGGCGGTCGATGGCGCAGTTCTGCAACGTGATCACGTCTACGTGGGCACCGGCCATCTGCATGTCATCGTGCAGCGGTGCGAGCCCCTGCTTCGGATCCGTTTGGTGGACGACGATCCGGTGGGGGGGCATCGTCCCTCCGTCGATGTGCTGTTCACCTCGGTTGCCGGTGCCGTGGGCCGACAAGCAGTGGGTGTGCTGCTCACGGGCATGGGCTCTGATGGCGCGGCGGGTCTCGAGGCCATCAGCCGCGCACACGGCTATACCATCGCACAGGACGAGGCGACCAGCGTGGTCTGGGGCATGCCGGGGGCTGCGGTTCGCCGCGGTGCCGCCCAGATGCTGGTGCCTCTCGGAGCCATTGCCGAGGTCGTGACACGCTGCGTGCAGCAGCTCGAGCGCCGCGTCGTCTGATCGGCCGGCTCGTTGCGCTTTCTCGCGTCTACCGCTGACGTGGAAGGCTCAGGGAATCGGCTTGATGGCCAGGCCGTCCTTGTTGAAGAACGCCAGCAACCCCCCCTTGCGCGAGAACCTGATCACGCCGGGCCAGACGTCGCTCAGCCCAGGCATGGGGTGCAGCCCCCACGCGTCTGTGTCGTGAGCATACCAGGTGGTCATCTTGCGGCCGGCGAGATCGATGGTGCTCACCAGCAGGGTGGCGCCGTCTCGTGACATGTAGGGGTACAGATAGACCTTCTTCGGTTCCCCGATGGTCCATTTCTTGTTCGCGGCCACGTCGAACACCACGGTGCGTCCCACGTCGCGTGATTCGCGCATGCAGGCCACGGCACGGCCCGCACCGGCGGCGACGAGGTCGACGCGGTACGCGGCGCGGTCGAGCAGCTTCAGGCTCTTCTGGTCACCGGTGAAGGCGTAGAGCCGCTTGTCGTTCTTGGCGCCGAGAACGTAGTAGGCCTGATCGGTGGCATACCACACCTCCATCGCCCAGCCCAGGGTCGTGCGGAACAGGGTGCTGATGTCGAGCACGTTCTCGAAGGCGTCGAGACCGCTCTTCGAGGGGTCGATGGCCGCAACGGCCTGACTCGTGGTCATCTGCTCCTTGTCGTAGAAGTAGCCGGGGGCGTGGATGCGACCCTTCTCGAGGAAGAACACCATCGATGTGGCGCGAAACCCGGGCTGGCCCTTCGCGTGGGCGAAGACGGTTCGCACCTGGCGTGTGGCGATGTCGACGGCGACGAAGCGGGTTCCAAAGCCTCCCATGCAGACCACGGTCTTGCTGTCGGCTGTCCAGGCGTAGTTCTCGAGCGAAGGCAGGGGCAGGAACACCGCATCGGCGGTGACCTTCTTCGATGCCAGGTCGAGCTTGAAGATGAACAGCTTGTAGACGTGCCCCTTCGCGATCTCCTTGGCGTCGGTGATCTTCTGGTGGCCGATCATCATGGTCTCATCGTTGGAGACTGCCCCTGGGGCGAACT
Encoded here:
- a CDS encoding chemoreceptor glutamine deamidase CheD; translation: MPPRIFQVGACERYYNNRRRRWCVTLGTGACYVTDEDDVLTTVLGSCIAACVRDPLRGVGGMNHFLLPFVERALPDQAELATRYGVHAMELLVNEVMKAGGRRSDLEVKLFGGASLTARRGDSGRRNIEFAYDYLKTEGLRLVSSDVGDVTPRRLEFHPRSGRARVLRLEAVRVPSLTEQELRFRRDLERAPIDGDVELF
- a CDS encoding protein-glutamate O-methyltransferase CheR translates to MSDACTFRAEDFELLRRRVFEWSGIELRDGKEMMVYRRLAGRVESLGLRGFTDYLDRVEVDVAERAVCVNLLTTNLTSFFREPQHFETLAHEVLPARLAANAASRRLRIWSAGCATGEEPWSLAMVVAETLPDLEHWDARILATDINIDALDVARDGVYSMSAAERVSPERLQRWFRRGRGVHEGQVCVKPELRGLVAFKQLNLIESWPMRGPFDVIFFRNVSIYFDRGTARRIQEKMVELLAPGGYLMVGHSEALLDLSGATEWLGSTTYRKVARP
- a CDS encoding response regulator encodes the protein MGVRVMIIDASGVAQAVVRAALELERDIEVVGVASDGAEVDHRIDVLYPDVIVLDAGLPERASLSLLSDLTARRSAPVVMVRAVGRELDEIDAEAHRRGASACVIKPMSTSGGDVVGAAVRLRAAVREAASAVRQRLREAARQGGLKPREPLIRDSLQSCALVAFGASTGGVEALQQVLRGLPRQFPPVVLVQHMSISFLPAFTRRLGEVTGRPCLEAVDGAVLQRDHVYVGTGHLHVIVQRCEPLLRIRLVDDDPVGGHRPSVDVLFTSVAGAVGRQAVGVLLTGMGSDGAAGLEAISRAHGYTIAQDEATSVVWGMPGAAVRRGAAQMLVPLGAIAEVVTRCVQQLERRVV
- a CDS encoding GAF domain-containing protein, with translation MTLTQRPGAGNQDLDLGEWERRKAFVAFTEDDARLLAGFHERAKAYADEIIEALYERLLAFEETRAFFKDPQVLERAKRSQRDYFVRLTGGEYGETYFRNRIQVGLTHHRIGLTPRWYMGMYAHYTELVTLRIRAAYASDPDTGDRVLSALLKLISLDNELAVSTYFIEREKVIAQQSATFAEMAADARAVAGLADDLSRSRNTEEIAATALSVLRSSFGWSYGAYWEMDAQASLLRFTLDSGNIDEAFRRVSRETTFRLGEGLNGRAWKSGELIHVEDLASMHDCPRSSAAVRSGVRSGLSIPVVIDGEVTGCLDFCSTEVVLLSESRTQALRNAVRVISLAVSSVSQLRDARLKDAQFQAFAVEEASRVLSAMANGDLTCGMEGSFDGDLATLQRDLSRTQERLRETVSQIREASLSVARAAGEINSASADLSHRTEMQASSLERTAATMEELTSTVRQNADNATRASERAAVARSEAEKGGNVVSRTIDAMSAIKGSSARIGDIISTVDEIAFQTNILALNAAVEAARAGDQGRGFAVVASEIRSLAQRSAAAAKEIKVLIRTSVERVEEGSVAVTESGKALEVIVSEAARVSELVSEIASATREQSVGVEQVGQALAGLEQVTQQNAAMVEESVASADSLENQAQKLRGLTDFFHVGSERVDEEERYPTRVMPAFREDVGESRAGRAVGRDRGVRRADSWPESDTQRSGVREPRRADSFSDSGVRSSRSITPRPRGFRADRPATGSDAWEDF